The following proteins are encoded in a genomic region of Vibrio tasmaniensis:
- a CDS encoding YcgL domain-containing protein: MLCSIYKSSKKEGTYLYIPKKDDFSQVPDALMQMFGKPSFVMVIKMDGRKLAQVNIDKVRESLNTDGFFLQVPPPPVNELELHKERKAQQNVQDEE; this comes from the coding sequence ATGCTGTGTTCTATATATAAAAGTTCAAAGAAAGAAGGAACATACCTATATATCCCTAAGAAGGACGATTTTTCACAAGTACCTGACGCATTGATGCAAATGTTTGGTAAACCTAGTTTTGTAATGGTAATTAAAATGGATGGACGTAAACTGGCGCAAGTGAACATCGATAAAGTGAGAGAATCACTGAACACCGATGGTTTCTTTCTGCAGGTTCCGCCACCACCGGTTAATGAACTTGAACTTCATAAAGAGCGTAAAGCTCAGCAAAACGTTCAAGACGAAGAGTGA
- a CDS encoding lytic murein transglycosylase, whose product MSKFSKTILAVSALLLGNSLTIGSVQAEELSFEQYVEKLKQQGRAEGISETIIDQAFDGVTFKPRAVKADKNQPEKKLTLDEYIPRAVPDWKVKQARSLYKKHYSALKRIGDEYGVQPRFIVALWGVESNFGKFTGNYSVIDALTTMAYEGRREAFFRSEAMAALAILDQGHITPKEMKGSWAGAMGQPQFMPSSFLAYAADGNGDGKKDIWGTEEDVFASAANYLSQSGWDDKYTWGRQVHVPATVSIEMQGRDKDKAKYLKEWSELGIKRFDDRPLPTLDEDIKAWLIMPDDETGRSYLIYNNYNVLMKWNRSYYFALAVSHLADRIKFD is encoded by the coding sequence TTGAGTAAATTTTCGAAAACCATATTGGCTGTGTCGGCATTACTATTGGGTAATAGCCTGACGATTGGTTCAGTTCAGGCTGAAGAGCTGAGCTTTGAGCAATATGTAGAGAAACTAAAGCAACAAGGCCGTGCAGAAGGCATCTCTGAAACGATCATTGATCAAGCCTTTGATGGTGTGACGTTTAAGCCAAGAGCGGTGAAAGCCGATAAGAACCAACCTGAGAAAAAACTGACTCTGGATGAATACATTCCACGCGCGGTTCCAGATTGGAAAGTGAAGCAGGCGAGATCGCTCTATAAGAAGCATTATTCAGCGTTGAAGCGCATTGGTGATGAATATGGTGTTCAACCAAGATTCATTGTCGCGCTATGGGGTGTTGAGAGTAACTTTGGTAAGTTCACGGGCAATTACAGTGTTATCGATGCATTAACGACCATGGCCTACGAAGGGCGCAGAGAAGCGTTTTTCCGTAGCGAAGCGATGGCGGCACTGGCGATTCTTGACCAAGGCCACATTACACCCAAAGAGATGAAAGGCTCTTGGGCTGGCGCAATGGGTCAACCTCAGTTTATGCCAAGCTCATTCTTAGCTTATGCTGCTGATGGTAATGGCGATGGCAAGAAAGATATTTGGGGTACCGAAGAAGATGTCTTTGCTTCGGCGGCTAATTATCTCAGCCAATCAGGTTGGGATGACAAATATACTTGGGGCCGTCAGGTTCACGTTCCGGCAACCGTGTCTATCGAGATGCAAGGCCGAGATAAGGACAAAGCGAAATATCTAAAAGAGTGGTCTGAACTCGGTATTAAGCGCTTTGACGATCGCCCATTGCCAACGCTTGATGAAGACATTAAAGCTTGGCTAATTATGCCAGACGATGAAACCGGTCGTTCGTACCTCATTTACAACAACTACAATGTGTTAATGAAGTGGAATCGTTCTTACTACTTTGCTTTGGCTGTCAGTCACCTAGCCGATAGAATTAAGTTTGATTAG
- the minC gene encoding septum site-determining protein MinC, producing the protein MSSNPDLKGSSFTLSVLHLSDDQVENAVSFLQEKVNQAPTFFAAAPVVINISKVAGDIDFVQLKEGISQAGMIPVGVAGCSDKRMQNLAKEAGFAVMTASKSPSQAPAKMAPIKVVRTPIRSGQQVYAKDGDLLILSHVSAGAEVIADGSIHIHGTLRGRAIAGASGQTEAKIICNDLQAELVSIAGNYWLSDQIESEYWQKKTMFSMANDVLNVDVLAI; encoded by the coding sequence ATGTCTAGTAATCCAGATCTAAAAGGTAGCAGTTTTACGCTATCTGTTTTGCACTTATCCGATGATCAAGTCGAAAATGCGGTGTCTTTTCTTCAAGAAAAAGTAAACCAAGCTCCCACTTTTTTCGCTGCTGCGCCTGTTGTTATCAATATTAGTAAAGTCGCGGGTGATATCGATTTTGTGCAACTGAAAGAGGGCATTTCTCAAGCGGGCATGATCCCTGTCGGTGTGGCTGGTTGTTCGGATAAACGTATGCAGAACCTAGCGAAAGAAGCCGGTTTTGCCGTGATGACAGCCAGTAAGTCTCCTTCTCAAGCTCCAGCGAAGATGGCTCCGATAAAAGTGGTGAGAACGCCGATTCGTTCTGGTCAGCAAGTGTATGCAAAAGATGGCGATCTATTGATCCTCAGCCATGTGAGTGCCGGTGCAGAAGTCATAGCCGATGGCAGCATCCATATCCATGGTACTTTACGCGGTCGTGCGATTGCAGGCGCGAGTGGTCAAACTGAAGCAAAAATAATTTGTAATGATTTACAAGCCGAGCTGGTTTCCATTGCTGGAAATTACTGGCTCAGCGATCAAATTGAAAGCGAGTACTGGCAGAAGAAAACCATGTTCAGTATGGCAAACGATGTATTAAACGTTGATGTCCTCGCAATATAA